Proteins encoded by one window of Aliivibrio wodanis:
- the fabZ gene encoding (3R)-hydroxymyristoyl-[acyl carrier protein] dehydratase gives MTRENKTLNITEIQELLPHRYPFLLIDRVTDFEEEQYLHAIKNVSINEPQFTGHFPQMPIFPGVLILEAMAQATGLLAFKSFGAPAENELYYFASIDKAKFRKPVVPGDQLIIEVEFIKDRRGIALFNGVAKVDGAVVCSAELKCARREF, from the coding sequence TTGACTCGTGAAAATAAAACACTTAACATTACCGAAATCCAAGAGTTATTGCCTCACCGTTACCCTTTCTTATTGATTGATCGAGTAACCGATTTCGAGGAAGAGCAATACCTACATGCAATTAAAAACGTGTCAATTAATGAGCCTCAATTTACAGGTCATTTCCCTCAAATGCCGATTTTTCCTGGTGTGTTAATTCTTGAAGCGATGGCTCAAGCGACTGGTTTACTAGCATTTAAATCATTTGGTGCACCTGCCGAGAATGAATTGTATTACTTTGCAAGTATCGATAAAGCAAAATTCCGTAAGCCAGTAGTTCCAGGTGACCAATTGATTATTGAAGTTGAATTCATTAAAGACCGTCGTGGCATTGCACTATTTAATGGTGTAGCTAAAGTTGATGGCGCAGTAGTGTGTTCTGCTGAACTTAAGTGTGCTAGACGAGAGTTTTAA
- the lpxA gene encoding acyl-[acyl-carrier-protein]--UDP-N-acetylglucos amine O-acyltransferase, with protein sequence MIHETAKIHPSAVIEGNVTIGANASVGPFTYISGNVTIGEDTEVMSHVVIKGDTTIGKGNRIFAFAILGEESQDKKYSGEATTVVIGDRNVIRESVQIHRGTIQDRGVTTVGSDNLLCVNVHIAHDCIVGDNIIMGNNATLAGHVTIEDYAIVSALSPVHQFCTVGAHSFIGGASVVVQDVPPFVMAQGNHCKPFGINIEGLKRRGFEKPEIHAIRRAYKALYRNGNTLEEAKVEINKEIEAFPVLQGFLDLFEKSTRGIIR encoded by the coding sequence ATGATTCATGAAACTGCTAAAATTCATCCATCAGCTGTGATTGAAGGAAATGTAACCATTGGAGCTAATGCTTCTGTTGGTCCGTTTACTTATATTTCAGGTAATGTGACGATCGGTGAAGATACGGAAGTGATGTCGCACGTAGTTATCAAAGGTGACACGACGATAGGCAAAGGTAATCGTATTTTTGCATTCGCTATTCTTGGTGAAGAAAGCCAAGATAAAAAATACAGTGGTGAAGCTACGACCGTCGTTATTGGCGATCGTAACGTTATCCGTGAAAGTGTTCAAATTCACCGTGGTACGATTCAAGACCGTGGTGTAACAACCGTTGGCAGTGATAACTTACTTTGTGTAAATGTTCATATTGCACATGATTGTATTGTTGGTGATAACATCATTATGGGTAACAATGCGACATTGGCTGGCCATGTAACAATTGAAGATTATGCAATTGTTTCTGCATTATCTCCTGTTCACCAGTTCTGTACTGTTGGTGCTCACAGCTTTATTGGTGGTGCTTCTGTTGTTGTTCAAGATGTGCCTCCTTTTGTGATGGCGCAAGGAAACCACTGTAAGCCGTTTGGTATTAATATCGAAGGCCTAAAGCGTCGTGGTTTTGAAAAACCTGAAATTCATGCTATTCGCCGCGCTTATAAAGCCCTTTACCGAAATGGTAATACGCTTGAAGAAGCAAAAGTGGAAATAAATAAAGAAATTGAAGCATTTCCAGTGCTTCAAGGCTTCTTAGATTTGTTTGAGAAATCAACGCGCGGTATTATTCGTTAA
- the lpxB gene encoding lipid-A-disaccharide synthase yields MTKPLRIGIVAGELSGDTLGEGFIKSVKAQYPDAEFVGIGGPKMIAQGCESLFDMEELAVMGLVEVVGRLPRLLKVKAELVRYFTQNPPDVFIGIDAPDFNLRLEKTLKEKGIKTVHYVSPSVWAWRPKRIFKIDAATDLVLAFLPFEKAFYDKYNVACEFIGHTLADAIPMQSDKVTARELLGLEQDRQWLAVLPGSRGGEVALIAKPFIETCQRIHKQHPEMGFVVAAVNEKRREQFEAIWKETAPELEFTIIQDTARNVMTAADAVLLASGTVALECMLIKRPMVVGYQVNKLTGWIAQKLSITEFVSLPNVLAGKELVQEFIQEECHPDFLYPAMEKVLSSDNHELIEKFTEMHQWIKKDADKQAAQAVLRLINKETAE; encoded by the coding sequence ATGACCAAACCATTACGAATCGGCATTGTAGCTGGCGAACTATCAGGTGACACGTTAGGTGAAGGCTTTATTAAGTCAGTCAAAGCGCAATATCCTGATGCTGAGTTTGTTGGGATCGGTGGACCAAAAATGATAGCTCAAGGTTGTGAGTCATTATTTGATATGGAAGAACTGGCGGTAATGGGGTTGGTTGAAGTAGTCGGTCGTTTGCCGCGTTTATTAAAAGTTAAAGCGGAACTTGTGCGTTACTTTACGCAAAATCCACCGGATGTTTTTATTGGTATTGATGCTCCAGATTTTAACTTACGCTTAGAAAAAACATTAAAAGAAAAAGGCATTAAAACGGTTCATTATGTGAGCCCTTCAGTATGGGCTTGGCGTCCAAAACGTATCTTTAAAATTGATGCTGCCACTGATTTAGTGTTAGCGTTTTTGCCTTTTGAAAAAGCATTTTATGATAAATACAATGTAGCGTGTGAATTCATTGGTCACACATTGGCTGATGCTATTCCAATGCAGAGTGATAAAGTCACGGCTCGTGAGTTGTTAGGTTTAGAGCAAGATCGTCAATGGTTAGCGGTTTTACCGGGCAGTCGTGGTGGTGAAGTGGCATTAATCGCTAAACCCTTCATTGAAACCTGCCAGCGCATTCATAAACAACATCCAGAGATGGGTTTTGTGGTTGCTGCAGTTAATGAAAAACGCCGTGAACAATTTGAAGCAATCTGGAAAGAAACTGCTCCAGAATTAGAATTTACTATTATTCAAGATACCGCTCGTAATGTAATGACAGCGGCTGATGCCGTGTTACTTGCTTCTGGCACCGTTGCTCTAGAATGTATGTTAATTAAACGACCAATGGTTGTTGGTTATCAAGTAAACAAACTAACGGGTTGGATTGCTCAAAAGCTATCTATTACTGAGTTCGTTTCTTTGCCTAATGTATTGGCAGGAAAAGAATTAGTTCAAGAGTTTATTCAGGAAGAGTGCCATCCAGATTTTCTTTATCCCGCAATGGAAAAAGTATTAAGTAGCGATAACCATGAATTAATTGAGAAGTTCACTGAAATGCATCAGTGGATTAAAAAAGACGCGGATAAGCAAGCAGCTCAGGCCGTATTACGTCTAATCAATAAAGAAACAGCAGAATAA
- a CDS encoding cytochrome c-552: MKKTIGLAVIALVASAPTFAAGDAAAGQAKSAICASCHGANGIAVIPGYPNLKGQNAQYIESSLKAYKNKERNGGNAAVMQPMAAMLNDADMANLAAYYSTMK, from the coding sequence ATGAAAAAAACAATTGGATTAGCAGTTATCGCATTAGTGGCCTCAGCACCAACATTTGCAGCGGGAGATGCGGCAGCAGGTCAAGCAAAGTCGGCGATTTGTGCATCTTGTCATGGTGCTAATGGTATTGCTGTTATCCCTGGTTATCCAAATCTGAAAGGGCAAAATGCTCAATATATTGAATCGTCATTAAAAGCTTATAAAAACAAAGAACGTAATGGTGGTAATGCAGCAGTCATGCAACCGATGGCTGCAATGTTAAATGATGCGGATATGGCTAATTTAGCGGCTTATTATTCAACTATGAAATAG
- the dnaE gene encoding DNA polymerase III, alpha chain, translating into MSDPKFVHLRVHSDFSLVDGLSKVPPLVKKVAEMNMPAMALTDFTNLCGLVKYYFAAHGAGVKPIIGADFTVQSKELGKELFNLTVLAKNNEGYKNLTLLISKAYLRGHVQHTPVMDKEWLIEHKEGLILLSGGKTGDVGKALLKGNKELASECVEFYQTYFPEHYYLELTRTGRADEESYLHLAVELAEEEGLPVVATNDVRFIKAEDFDAHEIRVAIHDGFTLVDPRRPKLYSEQQYLRSEDEMCELFSDIPEALENSVEIAKRCNVTVRLGEYFLPNFPTEGMTIEDFLVKKSQEGLERRLAFLFPDEKIRLERRPEYDERLQIELDVINQMGFPGYFLIVMEFIQWSKDNLIPVGPGRGSGAGSLVAYALDITDLDPLEYDLLFERFLNPERVSMPDFDIDFCMDKRDQVIEHVAEMYGRDAVSQIITFGTMAAKAVIRDVGRVLGHPYGFVDRLSKLIPPDPGMTLAKAFEAEPQLPELYNGDEEVKALIDMCRILEGCTRNAGKHAGGVVISPTTITDFAPLYCDADGNFPVTQFDKNDVETAGLVKFDFLGLRTLTIIDWALGLVNPRRAKEGKSPVRIESIPLDDQASFKVLQNSETTAVFQLESRGMKDLIKRLQPDSFEDIIALVALFRPGPLQSGMVDNFIDRKHGREEVSYPDVNWQHESLKETLEPTYGIILYQEQVMQIAQILAGYTLGGADMLRRAMGKKKPEEMAKQRGTFKEGAIANGVDGELSMKIFDLVEKFAGYGFNKSHSAAYALVSYQTLWLKTHYPAEFMAAVMTADMDNTDKIIGLVDECFRMKLKVLPPDVNAGLYRFNVDESGAIVYGIGAIKGVGEGPIENIIEARNKGGHFRDLFDFCSRIDTKKANKRVVEKLIRSGALDRLGPHRAALMASLDDAMKAAGQHHQAESFGQSDMFGVLTQAPEEVEQAYIHVPRWPEKVWLEGERETLGLYLTGHPVNAYIKELSRYTTWRLNDAHVTRRDQTVTVAGLVIAARVMTTKRGSRIGLMTLDDRSGRMEVMLFSDALDRYADLLETDKIVLVSGQVSFDDFNGGLKMSAREVMSLGDAREKYARGLSVSVTDAQINNNFFERFSQILEPNRAGTVPVNVYYQRADARVKLVLGTEWRVTPTDQLMDDLKSLLGEQQVELEFN; encoded by the coding sequence ATGTCTGACCCTAAATTCGTACACCTAAGAGTACACAGTGACTTTTCTTTAGTGGATGGACTTTCTAAAGTTCCACCCTTAGTAAAGAAAGTGGCTGAAATGAACATGCCGGCGATGGCATTGACTGATTTCACTAACTTATGTGGATTGGTAAAATATTATTTTGCCGCACATGGGGCTGGTGTTAAACCCATTATTGGTGCTGACTTTACCGTTCAATCAAAAGAACTTGGTAAGGAGTTATTTAATTTAACCGTATTGGCGAAAAATAATGAAGGGTATAAAAATCTTACCTTATTAATATCTAAAGCTTATTTACGAGGTCATGTTCAACATACACCCGTGATGGATAAAGAGTGGTTGATAGAACATAAAGAAGGCTTAATTCTTCTTTCTGGTGGTAAAACCGGTGATGTTGGTAAAGCTTTACTTAAAGGTAATAAAGAGCTTGCAAGTGAGTGTGTTGAGTTCTACCAAACTTATTTCCCGGAGCATTATTATCTTGAATTAACTCGAACGGGTCGTGCCGATGAAGAAAGCTATCTTCATTTAGCGGTAGAGTTAGCGGAAGAAGAAGGATTGCCCGTTGTTGCAACCAATGATGTTCGTTTTATTAAAGCGGAAGATTTTGATGCTCATGAGATCCGAGTTGCGATTCATGATGGCTTTACTTTAGTCGATCCTAGAAGACCAAAACTTTATAGTGAGCAACAGTATTTACGCTCAGAAGATGAAATGTGCGAACTGTTTTCTGATATACCAGAAGCGCTAGAAAACAGTGTTGAAATTGCAAAGCGTTGTAATGTGACGGTACGTCTTGGTGAATATTTTCTTCCCAATTTTCCAACAGAAGGCATGACAATTGAAGACTTCTTAGTTAAGAAGTCTCAAGAAGGTTTAGAAAGACGTTTAGCCTTTTTGTTTCCTGATGAAAAAATACGCTTAGAGCGCCGTCCTGAATATGATGAGCGTTTACAGATTGAATTAGACGTAATTAACCAAATGGGCTTCCCAGGTTACTTTTTGATCGTAATGGAGTTCATTCAGTGGTCTAAAGATAACCTGATCCCTGTAGGACCAGGACGAGGGTCAGGTGCAGGGTCATTAGTAGCTTATGCTTTAGATATTACCGATCTTGACCCTCTTGAATATGACCTCCTGTTTGAGCGATTCTTGAATCCAGAACGTGTATCCATGCCCGATTTCGATATCGATTTCTGTATGGATAAGCGTGATCAGGTTATTGAGCATGTTGCTGAAATGTATGGTCGTGATGCGGTATCTCAAATCATCACCTTTGGTACCATGGCGGCAAAAGCGGTAATTCGTGATGTAGGTCGTGTGCTTGGTCATCCTTATGGGTTTGTTGACCGTCTCTCTAAGTTGATCCCACCCGATCCAGGAATGACGCTTGCTAAAGCATTTGAAGCTGAACCTCAACTTCCAGAGCTATATAACGGAGATGAAGAAGTTAAGGCCTTGATCGACATGTGTCGTATCTTAGAAGGCTGTACCCGAAATGCTGGTAAACATGCGGGTGGTGTTGTTATTTCACCAACCACGATTACTGATTTTGCTCCGTTGTATTGTGATGCGGATGGTAATTTCCCCGTAACACAATTTGATAAAAATGATGTTGAAACTGCTGGCTTGGTTAAGTTTGACTTCTTGGGTCTGCGAACCTTAACCATCATTGATTGGGCGTTAGGGTTAGTGAATCCTCGACGAGCGAAAGAGGGAAAATCTCCTGTTCGCATAGAATCGATACCTTTGGATGATCAAGCCTCATTTAAAGTGTTACAAAATTCAGAAACGACTGCGGTATTCCAGTTAGAATCTCGTGGTATGAAAGATCTTATCAAGCGATTACAGCCAGACAGCTTTGAAGATATCATCGCATTGGTAGCTCTATTCCGCCCAGGTCCTTTGCAATCAGGCATGGTAGATAACTTTATTGACCGAAAGCACGGTCGTGAAGAGGTGTCTTATCCTGATGTTAATTGGCAGCATGAGTCATTAAAAGAGACTCTAGAACCAACTTACGGCATTATTTTGTATCAAGAACAAGTAATGCAAATTGCACAGATCTTAGCGGGTTATACGCTAGGTGGAGCGGATATGCTTCGTCGTGCAATGGGTAAGAAAAAACCCGAAGAGATGGCAAAGCAGCGTGGTACGTTTAAAGAAGGTGCTATTGCTAATGGGGTAGATGGCGAGTTGTCGATGAAAATCTTCGACTTGGTAGAAAAATTTGCGGGGTACGGTTTTAACAAATCTCACTCAGCGGCTTATGCTCTGGTTTCTTATCAAACATTATGGTTAAAAACGCATTATCCTGCTGAGTTTATGGCAGCGGTAATGACGGCAGACATGGATAACACTGATAAGATCATTGGTCTTGTTGATGAATGTTTCCGTATGAAACTAAAAGTGTTACCACCAGATGTAAATGCGGGTCTTTATCGTTTTAATGTTGATGAGAGTGGCGCGATTGTTTATGGCATCGGTGCAATCAAAGGGGTGGGAGAAGGCCCTATTGAAAATATTATTGAGGCGCGAAATAAAGGCGGTCATTTCCGTGACTTATTTGATTTTTGTTCTCGAATTGATACAAAAAAAGCCAATAAACGTGTCGTTGAAAAATTGATCCGCTCAGGTGCGTTAGATCGCCTTGGTCCACACCGTGCGGCATTAATGGCGTCATTAGATGATGCAATGAAAGCAGCAGGTCAACATCATCAAGCTGAATCGTTTGGTCAATCAGATATGTTTGGCGTATTAACCCAAGCGCCTGAAGAAGTTGAGCAAGCGTATATTCATGTTCCTAGATGGCCTGAAAAAGTCTGGCTTGAAGGGGAAAGGGAGACATTAGGCCTCTATTTAACGGGTCATCCAGTTAATGCGTATATTAAAGAATTATCTCGATATACGACGTGGCGTTTGAATGACGCTCACGTTACTAGGCGTGATCAAACCGTAACAGTTGCAGGTTTAGTTATTGCTGCTAGAGTAATGACCACAAAACGAGGCAGCCGTATCGGTTTAATGACATTGGATGATAGATCGGGCCGAATGGAGGTCATGTTATTCTCAGATGCGCTTGATCGATACGCAGATTTGCTAGAAACTGACAAAATAGTGCTTGTTTCTGGACAGGTCAGCTTTGATGATTTCAACGGGGGGCTTAAAATGTCTGCCCGTGAAGTGATGTCATTAGGAGATGCACGAGAAAAATACGCTCGTGGATTATCCGTTTCTGTTACAGATGCGCAAATTAACAACAATTTTTTTGAGCGCTTTAGTCAAATACTAGAGCCAAATCGGGCAGGGACTGTACCGGTAAATGTATATTATCAGCGAGCAGATGCTCGTGTTAAGTTGGTCTTAGGGACAGAGTGGCGAGTTACGCCAACAGATCAACTAATGGATGATTTGAAATCGTTGCTTGGCGAACAGCAAGTCGAGCTTGAATTTAACTAG
- a CDS encoding putative hydrolase, translating into MIFFDLDNTLLAHDDAEGKAITAFYQKYQSSLIVTDNIVHTWKKITDIHRSDWRAGKLTYAQQRCARMSELFIEPLSERQAGEYFAEFYQFYQQNWSLYPDTLEAIKRLSVFPLGVISNGYTMNQMAKLEQTGLSSYFKLLITSESAGVAKPSPDIFRFAANLAGGDIASHWYIGNNADMDAQAAHNAGMKAVWLNRINKDAKTSTRVVRSLTGFSDLLLESYQLSA; encoded by the coding sequence ATGATTTTTTTTGATTTAGATAATACGTTATTAGCCCATGATGATGCAGAAGGGAAAGCGATTACGGCTTTTTATCAAAAGTACCAATCTAGTTTAATTGTCACTGATAATATTGTACATACTTGGAAAAAAATTACAGATATACATCGCTCTGATTGGCGAGCAGGAAAACTTACTTACGCTCAACAGCGTTGCGCACGAATGAGCGAACTATTTATTGAGCCATTAAGTGAGAGGCAAGCTGGAGAGTATTTTGCTGAGTTTTACCAGTTTTATCAACAGAATTGGTCATTGTACCCAGATACATTAGAAGCAATTAAACGTCTTAGTGTGTTTCCTTTAGGTGTTATTTCTAATGGTTATACCATGAATCAAATGGCTAAATTAGAGCAAACAGGGTTAAGCTCATATTTTAAATTACTTATTACCTCTGAATCTGCTGGTGTCGCAAAGCCCTCTCCTGACATATTTCGATTTGCGGCAAATTTAGCCGGAGGTGATATTGCATCACATTGGTATATTGGTAATAACGCAGATATGGATGCTCAAGCGGCTCATAATGCAGGAATGAAAGCGGTATGGTTAAACCGAATTAATAAAGATGCAAAGACATCGACTCGTGTTGTAAGAAGCTTAACCGGGTTTAGTGATTTATTACTAGAAAGCTACCAATTATCAGCATAA
- the tilS gene encoding tRNA(Ile)-lysidine synthase — protein MLYSCFSSQLDSYPVSKPDLLVALSGGIDSIVLLRLASIYANERHLKCIAVHVNHGLSQHAFDWEGVCQAHCDFLSIDLYIERVQLTVTAQDSLEEVARKARYQVLDKHMQANSLLLTGQHQDDQVETFFLALKRGSGPAGLSSMPSITPLSNGYKCRPLLTVSRSDIEQYAQDNELKWVEDESNKDTRFDRNFLRHEIVPNLVQRWPSFASSVSRSAQLCAEQESLLSELLQPKLMAFQNTYQGISISQLNSESELARNMLLRLWLKQFAIPLPSQVQLWVLWNEVAKAKEDANPQLELGAIQLRRFQDNLYCLPQYQDLSAWKKELSNTLDLPDALGRLIFSTGVEERDLNNKNDEQSLLLRAPNQDEKIAVRFNVLGLTAHPEARERSRKMKKLYQEYGIPSWQRTRLPMIFYNEELAAIAGLFVCRTFSGKECELIWKKTDLK, from the coding sequence ATGCTTTATTCTTGCTTCTCATCTCAATTAGACTCTTACCCTGTATCGAAACCAGATCTGCTTGTTGCTTTAAGTGGCGGTATTGATTCCATAGTGTTACTTCGTCTTGCTTCAATTTATGCCAACGAAAGGCACTTGAAATGCATTGCTGTTCATGTAAATCATGGGTTAAGTCAGCATGCATTTGATTGGGAGGGAGTATGCCAAGCTCATTGTGATTTCTTATCTATTGATCTTTATATTGAACGAGTGCAACTTACCGTTACCGCTCAAGATAGCTTGGAAGAAGTGGCAAGAAAAGCCCGCTATCAAGTATTAGATAAGCACATGCAAGCCAATAGTTTATTGCTCACTGGTCAGCATCAGGATGATCAAGTTGAAACATTTTTTCTGGCATTAAAAAGAGGCAGTGGGCCTGCCGGCTTATCTTCTATGCCTTCAATTACGCCTTTATCTAATGGTTATAAGTGCCGACCATTACTCACGGTTTCTCGATCTGACATTGAGCAATACGCACAAGATAATGAACTTAAATGGGTTGAAGACGAAAGTAATAAGGATACTCGATTTGATCGCAATTTTTTGCGTCATGAGATTGTTCCTAATTTGGTACAACGTTGGCCAAGTTTCGCTTCTTCAGTATCACGCAGTGCTCAGTTATGTGCAGAGCAAGAAAGCCTGTTAAGTGAGTTACTTCAACCTAAATTAATGGCATTTCAAAATACGTATCAAGGGATTTCTATTTCACAATTAAATAGTGAATCAGAATTAGCTCGTAATATGTTATTAAGGCTTTGGTTAAAGCAGTTTGCTATCCCTTTACCAAGCCAAGTGCAATTATGGGTATTGTGGAATGAAGTAGCAAAAGCCAAAGAAGATGCTAATCCACAATTGGAGTTAGGCGCTATTCAGCTAAGGCGTTTTCAAGATAACCTATATTGTTTACCCCAATACCAAGATCTTTCGGCTTGGAAGAAAGAGCTGAGTAATACCTTAGATTTACCGGATGCACTTGGTAGATTAATTTTTTCTACGGGAGTGGAAGAGAGGGATTTAAACAATAAAAATGATGAACAAAGTTTATTGTTAAGAGCACCAAACCAAGATGAAAAAATAGCAGTTCGATTCAATGTATTAGGCCTTACCGCTCACCCTGAGGCACGAGAACGCAGCCGTAAAATGAAAAAATTGTATCAAGAGTATGGGATTCCGAGTTGGCAAAGAACCAGACTACCAATGATTTTTTATAATGAAGAGCTTGCTGCTATTGCTGGATTGTTTGTCTGTCGAACCTTTTCAGGAAAAGAGTGTGAGCTGATCTGGAAGAAAACAGACTTGAAATAG
- the rnhB gene encoding ribonuclease HII, which translates to MTKKTDAKELPPFEYPEGYQLFAGVDEVGRGPLVGAVVTAAVILDPNNPIEGLTDSKKLTDKKRDLLFPEIQEKALAWSLGRCEAHEIDELNILQATMVAMQRAIAGLNITPDFVLIDGNKVPDLPMAGLAVVKGDLRVQEISAASIIAKVTRDREMEVLDKEFPQYGFAKHKGYPTKVHFAAIEEHGVISEHRRSFKPVKRVLGIE; encoded by the coding sequence ATGACAAAAAAAACAGATGCTAAAGAATTACCACCATTTGAATACCCTGAAGGTTATCAATTGTTTGCAGGGGTCGATGAAGTAGGCCGTGGTCCACTTGTCGGTGCTGTTGTAACTGCTGCCGTTATTTTAGATCCGAATAACCCAATTGAAGGGTTAACGGATTCTAAAAAATTAACAGATAAAAAACGTGATTTGCTGTTTCCTGAAATCCAAGAAAAAGCATTAGCATGGTCACTAGGCCGTTGTGAAGCGCATGAAATTGATGAACTTAATATTTTACAAGCCACTATGGTTGCGATGCAAAGAGCCATTGCTGGATTGAATATTACGCCAGATTTCGTCTTAATTGATGGCAATAAAGTCCCTGATTTACCAATGGCTGGCTTAGCGGTTGTTAAAGGTGATTTACGAGTGCAAGAGATCAGTGCCGCATCCATTATTGCTAAAGTTACCCGTGATAGAGAAATGGAAGTTCTAGACAAAGAATTTCCTCAATATGGCTTTGCTAAGCATAAAGGTTACCCAACCAAGGTACATTTTGCTGCAATTGAAGAGCATGGTGTGATTTCAGAGCACCGTCGTAGCTTTAAACCCGTAAAACGTGTGTTAGGAATAGAGTAA
- the accA gene encoding acetyl-coenzyme A carboxylase carboxyl transferase subunit alpha, whose amino-acid sequence MSLNFLEFEKPIAELEAKIEALRDISRRGGDNTLDLEKEIKQLEDKCLELKKKTFSDLKAWEVAQLARHPERPYVLDYIEHVFTEFDELAGDRAFADDKALVGGMARLDGRPVMIIGHQKGRGTKEKVLRNFGMPKPEGYRKAKRLMQMAERFKMPIITFIDTAGAYPGVGAEERGQSEAIATNLKIMSELSVPVICNVVGEGGSGGALAIGVGDYVNMLQYSTYSVISPEGCASILWRDSDKAPQAAEAMGLVAPRLKELELIDTIVDEPLGGAHRNHKETAANIKARLIEQLNELESFDEEALLDRRYQRLMSYGYC is encoded by the coding sequence ATGAGCCTAAATTTTCTTGAATTTGAAAAACCAATTGCAGAACTAGAAGCTAAAATTGAAGCACTGCGTGATATTTCTCGTCGTGGTGGAGATAATACGCTTGATCTAGAAAAAGAAATTAAGCAATTAGAAGATAAATGTTTAGAGCTTAAAAAGAAAACATTTAGCGATTTAAAAGCATGGGAAGTTGCTCAACTTGCCCGTCATCCTGAGCGTCCTTATGTTCTTGATTATATCGAACACGTGTTTACTGAGTTTGATGAATTAGCGGGTGATCGTGCTTTTGCTGATGATAAAGCCTTAGTTGGTGGTATGGCACGTTTAGATGGTCGTCCTGTTATGATTATTGGGCATCAAAAAGGCCGTGGTACAAAAGAAAAAGTACTGCGTAATTTTGGTATGCCAAAACCTGAAGGCTACCGTAAAGCAAAACGTTTAATGCAAATGGCAGAGCGTTTTAAAATGCCGATCATTACTTTTATCGATACCGCTGGTGCTTACCCAGGTGTTGGTGCAGAAGAGCGTGGACAATCTGAAGCGATCGCTACGAACCTAAAGATCATGTCAGAACTAAGTGTTCCAGTGATCTGTAACGTGGTTGGTGAAGGTGGTTCTGGTGGTGCATTGGCTATCGGCGTAGGTGATTACGTCAATATGCTTCAGTACTCTACTTACTCAGTAATCTCTCCTGAAGGTTGTGCTTCAATCTTATGGCGTGATTCAGATAAAGCACCACAAGCGGCAGAAGCGATGGGCCTTGTAGCTCCTCGTCTAAAAGAGCTAGAGCTTATTGATACGATTGTTGATGAACCATTAGGTGGTGCTCATCGTAATCATAAAGAAACAGCTGCAAATATTAAGGCTCGTTTGATTGAGCAATTAAATGAACTTGAAAGCTTTGATGAAGAAGCATTGCTTGATCGTCGTTACCAACGCTTAATGAGCTACGGTTACTGCTGA